The following coding sequences lie in one Paenibacillus durus ATCC 35681 genomic window:
- a CDS encoding contractile injection system protein, VgrG/Pvc8 family → MSDAFFTAANVVVWPYQFERITSLKLLKQVNEHVSFSITGIVPDGLLDQYVEKADEEESIQVFLRDDERQVILFQGTVSDITVRAVNHVREMTVEAASLTLLMDLTRQSRSFQNTGQAYNELFSQVAADYADAEVIDEASGGRSIGELLVQYNETDWAFVKRAASRLHAVVIPFSMQQGLKFVVGLPDLGEARPLEEFNYTIRKDLHEYKLKAGNGIPEASEQSSLSYEVTSPKVLELGSPVSFQGQTLYVARAETVIEGGLVVSRYHLRNKQGFECRTVYATQLAGVSLFGKVTKISKDKVQLHLEIDQGSSSSGSMWFSYSTVYSSPDGSGWYVMPEEGDEVRLYFPDEQEHHAFAASSVDITSSDPVKRSDPSVKSISTKYGKQIVFKPGAVEIIGSGQLLMRLTDEGGIEINSDKKIMLHAEEDIEIRGSKVFIEGDEGVDLIQAGATLQIMDNVTLKGGKVNIE, encoded by the coding sequence ATGAGCGATGCTTTCTTTACCGCAGCCAATGTTGTGGTCTGGCCGTATCAATTTGAGCGAATTACCAGTCTGAAGCTGCTTAAGCAGGTTAATGAGCACGTGTCTTTTTCCATTACCGGCATCGTGCCGGATGGGTTGCTGGATCAGTATGTGGAGAAGGCGGATGAAGAGGAGAGCATTCAGGTTTTTCTGCGGGATGACGAGCGCCAGGTCATTTTGTTTCAGGGAACCGTGTCGGACATCACCGTGAGAGCCGTAAATCATGTGCGTGAAATGACCGTTGAGGCCGCAAGCTTAACGCTGCTTATGGATTTAACCCGGCAAAGCCGCTCCTTTCAAAATACAGGGCAAGCGTACAACGAACTGTTCTCCCAGGTTGCCGCAGATTACGCGGATGCCGAGGTAATTGATGAAGCTTCCGGCGGGCGGTCCATTGGCGAATTGCTGGTTCAATACAACGAGACCGACTGGGCATTTGTCAAACGTGCGGCTTCCAGGCTGCATGCGGTGGTGATTCCTTTTTCCATGCAGCAGGGCTTGAAATTTGTCGTTGGTTTACCGGATTTGGGAGAGGCGCGGCCGCTTGAAGAGTTTAACTACACCATCCGAAAAGACCTTCATGAATACAAACTAAAGGCCGGCAATGGAATTCCCGAGGCCAGCGAGCAGAGCAGCCTGAGCTATGAAGTGACCAGCCCTAAAGTATTGGAGCTTGGCAGTCCCGTCAGCTTTCAGGGGCAAACCCTGTATGTGGCCCGGGCGGAAACGGTGATTGAAGGCGGTCTGGTTGTCAGCCGTTATCACCTTCGTAATAAGCAGGGATTTGAATGCCGGACGGTTTATGCCACGCAGCTGGCGGGAGTGTCCCTTTTTGGCAAGGTAACGAAGATCTCCAAAGATAAAGTACAGCTCCATCTGGAAATCGATCAGGGCTCCTCCTCATCCGGCTCCATGTGGTTCTCTTACTCTACCGTCTACTCTTCTCCGGATGGCAGCGGCTGGTATGTCATGCCGGAAGAGGGGGATGAGGTACGCTTGTATTTCCCCGACGAACAGGAGCACCATGCTTTCGCTGCAAGCTCCGTCGATATCACCTCCTCCGACCCCGTCAAGCGCAGTGACCCTTCCGTGAAAAGCATCAGCACCAAGTATGGCAAACAGATCGTGTTCAAACCGGGAGCCGTAGAAATTATCGGCAGCGGCCAGCTTCTCATGCGTCTGACCGATGAAGGCGGCATTGAAATCAACAGTGACAAAAAAATCATGCTGCATGCCGAAGAGGATATCGAAATCCGGGGCAGCAAGGTATTCATCGAAGGCGATGAAGGCGTAGATCTGATCCAAGCCGGGGCTACATTGCAGATCATGGACAATGTCACGCTTAAAGGCGGCAAGGTGAACATCGAATGA
- a CDS encoding phage baseplate assembly protein V yields the protein MLNEQITGVSLDGKVIDLQKDRVRVHLDIDASQEKSEAMWIPYESVYSAEGSSGLYLMPKAGDAVQVYFPSAREEEVMARGSVRKGGQPSPKLEDPGTKYWGTDYGKELKFGASDLSLTATAGSLFISLEDSSGITIQSDTGIVLSAKKDLEWTSEKKIEITAQEGIYLLSGNSSVVMDGSTDIRGDEVELAGLTKAPVTVEDLEPQPEAPFVTEAAPEEEKPKKKGFWSKFLDVTQVVLDVVGCIPGVGEIADVANAGISLARGDYKGAALSLASAIPFAGWAAAGAKIARDAMKAGSMLAKATDKVVSVAKAAKEVAQSMSSTGTLGKVFTGARNLGSNLSQSDVLQKMQKMMQRLEMNNPKLNYALNMAGQTARNYMKSEAQERAVDKVQEEGWASREVLTLLGILTNNTGGKRHGRGGGDGSHLGAVSGGGSGGSHSGDGKKGNAGTGKGNVKNNVTGETNSTKAGKQVHKQKADERRESGEYDTVNEPLKDKDGKIIEVPKRIDKNGEPSRKYQRAIPDAVQGPPKGNIIDDKPVGRPISKDKQEIRRFIDAYKQKYGEPPKQIIIERYDPKTGTSAGREVYDPDYFKIP from the coding sequence ATCCTGAATGAGCAGATCACCGGCGTCTCGCTGGACGGCAAAGTCATTGATCTGCAAAAAGACCGGGTGCGTGTGCACCTGGACATCGACGCCAGCCAGGAGAAAAGCGAGGCCATGTGGATTCCGTATGAATCCGTATATAGCGCTGAGGGCAGCAGCGGGCTGTACCTCATGCCGAAGGCGGGGGACGCGGTGCAGGTGTATTTTCCCAGCGCACGGGAAGAGGAAGTGATGGCGCGGGGATCGGTGCGCAAGGGCGGGCAGCCGTCCCCGAAGCTGGAGGACCCCGGCACGAAATATTGGGGAACGGATTACGGCAAGGAGCTGAAATTCGGCGCGTCCGATCTGAGCCTGACGGCGACCGCGGGCAGCCTGTTCATCTCCCTGGAGGACAGCAGCGGAATTACGATCCAGAGCGATACGGGCATCGTGCTGTCGGCCAAGAAGGATTTGGAGTGGACATCGGAGAAAAAGATAGAGATCACGGCGCAAGAGGGGATCTACCTGTTGAGCGGCAACAGCAGCGTGGTGATGGACGGCAGCACGGATATCCGGGGCGACGAAGTGGAGCTTGCGGGGCTGACGAAAGCGCCGGTGACGGTCGAGGACCTGGAGCCGCAGCCGGAAGCGCCATTCGTTACGGAAGCGGCACCGGAAGAAGAGAAGCCGAAGAAGAAGGGATTCTGGAGCAAATTTCTGGATGTGACGCAGGTCGTACTGGATGTGGTGGGCTGTATCCCGGGCGTGGGTGAGATCGCGGATGTGGCGAATGCAGGGATCTCGCTGGCGCGGGGCGATTATAAGGGAGCAGCGTTATCCCTTGCCTCGGCGATCCCGTTTGCCGGCTGGGCGGCGGCGGGAGCCAAAATAGCGCGGGACGCGATGAAGGCGGGGAGCATGCTGGCGAAGGCCACGGACAAAGTGGTCAGCGTAGCGAAGGCAGCCAAGGAAGTGGCGCAGTCCATGAGCAGCACGGGTACGCTGGGGAAAGTGTTCACGGGAGCGCGAAACCTGGGCAGTAACCTAAGCCAATCCGATGTGCTGCAAAAAATGCAAAAAATGATGCAGCGCCTGGAAATGAACAATCCGAAGCTAAACTATGCCCTGAATATGGCCGGCCAAACCGCAAGGAACTACATGAAGAGCGAAGCCCAAGAGAGAGCGGTAGATAAGGTGCAGGAGGAAGGCTGGGCCTCGCGAGAAGTGCTCACGCTGCTGGGCATCCTGACCAACAACACCGGGGGCAAGCGGCATGGCCGGGGCGGCGGAGACGGCAGCCATTTAGGGGCTGTTTCTGGTGGTGGCAGTGGCGGGTCTCATTCGGGAGATGGTAAGAAAGGGAATGCGGGGACGGGAAAAGGTAATGTAAAGAATAACGTTACTGGTGAAACTAACAGCACTAAAGCAGGGAAGCAAGTTCATAAGCAAAAGGCAGATGAACGTCGAGAAAGTGGCGAGTACGATACCGTCAACGAACCCTTAAAGGATAAAGATGGAAAAATTATTGAAGTGCCAAAGAGAATAGATAAAAATGGCGAACCATCAAGGAAATATCAAAGAGCTATACCAGATGCTGTTCAAGGGCCTCCAAAAGGTAATATCATTGATGATAAACCTGTTGGCAGACCAATTTCAAAAGATAAGCAAGAAATCCGCAGATTTATCGATGCATATAAACAAAAGTATGGAGAACCACCAAAACAGATTATAATAGAAAGATATGATCCAAAGACAGGAACCTCAGCAGGGCGGGAAGTTTATGATCCTGATTATTTTAAGATCCCATGA